DNA from Zonotrichia leucophrys gambelii isolate GWCS_2022_RI chromosome 5, RI_Zleu_2.0, whole genome shotgun sequence:
CAAAATCACTAACTGTGCTCTTGGTCTCCTCTCAGACACAAAAATATCCAAATGTTTTGGATAACACTGGTGTAatagaacaaaaccaaacactcTACAGGTAGATGAAGATACTACAGTTTTATTAGCaagaatatataataataatatcataATATTATtcaaatataatatatattaatacagattatatattaatatattattgtATAATCATTAGAGAGAATggtatatataatatatattgttatattgttattttatataatattattcAAATATATTCGAATATACTATAATATTATTcaaatatatgatatatgatatattattGAATAATcactatataatatattattgtATAATATCtagtatatattattatattgatattttatataaataatattcaaatatattcaaatatactataatattattcaaatatattatatattatatataattgtatactcattatataatatattcttatataatatataatatatattattatattgatattttataaaaatattattcaaataTACTCAAATATACTATAATATTATtcaaatatattatatattattatataatcataatagaatatattattatataatatatagtatatattattatattgatatttatataaattttatgaaatatattCACATATACTATAATATTACtcaaatataatatataaaactaTTCTCAGCACTACTTACCAGCGCCACACTGCTGACACCTTTACTGATACATTGACTCTTTTTTGAGTCAATCACCTTTACTGATATATTGATGAATTAAAAGGACTCTAAGTAATTCAAATGAAAGAAACTCGAAAATTTACAGatattctaattttatttttctttgcctttggtTATTTCCTTGCAGGCTGTGACCACATGCTTGCAGGTATTAGGTCCCTGAAGGTGGTTAAGAAGACTGGAGGAAAGCACGGCTCTTGGATGAAAGACCCCGGCAAAAAGCACGCCAAGATTTATTTATTAAGCGGCTCTGTGAATAACGTGGTTTTGGAATTTGCGAATATCATGGCTTTCATGGAGAACAACCAGACTCTGAAGGCTCGCAGAGTGCCCTTGCCAGTGCCCTGGGAAGGAACTGGCCACGTCATCTACCAGGGCTTCCTCTTCTACCACAGGCACGGCTCCTTGAACGAGATCGTGAAGTTCCACCTCCAGAGAAGGAGCGTGGCTGACCagatgctgctgccaggggctgggagggttCCTGCCTACCAGCTCTCTCCACAGACAAAGATAGACCTGGCTCTGGatgagcaggggctgtgggccCTCCACGCAGAGCCAGAGACCGGGGGGAACATTGTCCTCACCAAAATCAACCCCGTGGCCATGGCggtggagcacagctgggacacgccgtgcagcagcagggatgctgaggCAGCTTTCATGGCCTGCAACACCCTGCACGTGGTCTACAACTCTCCTTCTGGGGGCTCCTCCCGCATCCAGTGCGTTTATGACGTTTTGGGGGCTCTGAATGCTCACACAAACCCAGGACTGCATTTCCCAAAACGCCAGGGTGGCCACTCCAGCGTGCACTACAATCCTAAAGAGAAGCAGCTCTTCGCTTGGGGTGATGGGTCCCAGATCATTTACAAACTTCACACAGAGAAGAAAGTTTAAAAcattcagcagcttttcaagcAGCCCTAAAAGCCACCAGTCCCAGGTGAACACAGCCTTTTATGTGTATTAAAGTTGCATTATACCCAGCTGTTACAACTTTCATCCATTTTACGTAACTCAAGACTTATGTACCCCAGTAATCTTAAAGCCCAATAAAGAACATGTGAAGACTGAATGAATATAAATTACATGATGACTAAATGCCACACATACACAACCCCTCCTGCCACCCTACCCCCAAATTAAAGTCTAAggttaatttgaaaaaaaaaaaaaatagcccaTTTCTGACACCTTCTCTTCCTATTGAAACtatgttttctgtttcaatgCCATGGAAATCAAATCAGAAATCCTTCCTGTCCAAAACACAGTCTGACACCCTTTCCTAGTCTGAAGATCACTATAGAAAGCCTTTTAGTAAGCAGTATAAAATCACATGCTTCCAGAGAAATTAGATATCAGTTTTAACAGGAGAGGTTTATTTTACCACAAAGTGTAGGAATAGGCAGCCCCACAAACATGGCTTATATTTAACATAGAACTCTCATACATCACATCAAGGCTACTCCTGTTCATTGAACCTCTAGAGTGTTTCCATGAAAATTCCACACTTCCTATCCATATAGCTGTAGAGACCACTGTGGATCCTGCCAGTATATTAGCTGCAGCCAAATATTCACTTTTTTCAGCTTCAAGGCACCACTTTTCACTATTTTGGAGCATATCGCTGTTTGCGTGTCAGAAGGAATGTTCCTAGGTGAGCTCTTCTGGGTCACACACCACTTTGGAAGGTTTTACATGTCactttttgttgttattgtcaCTAGGTCTCTTTCAGCATCTACTTGTGAGGCATTTGCCCCAATGTTTCAGCTCCTGTTGGTTACAGCAGAATCTTTCTCATCCCATCCTCCATCTCCAGGAAAAGGTGGCTCAGGTGAGCAGGGCATGGCACTGCTCAGTCCTGGGTTTGGGAATCACAGACAGGCTCTaggtatttttgtttcaaaaataatgtttaaaatgttcaataatgttttaaaaaaggcttttaatGTTAAATACAGGTATAGAttgtggttttttatttattttaacgACAGCTGCATGTCTAatagcaaacaaacaaacacacaaaaaaaaaactctgaaaaaccacaaataaTGGTACTTGAAAAGCAGTCCACAGCTGTTGCTACAGAAAAACCCATTTTGTTCATTACACTGAGAGAGCTGttgttctgtttaaaaatagcTTCCAGAGAACAGCCAGACATCAGGGAATGATTTTGAAAAGGAGTTCCAGAGCACAATTAGGAGTGTATAGACTGCTGGGCTGCACCAGTGACACTCTGCCTTTGTCACCCTGAGCAGGGCTAGTGAGTGGGGCACAGCAGACAGAGGGTGCACAGCCAGAGACACccccaggctgccaggggcGTGGGCTGGCACTGTTTTCCTGGCTCAAAGGCACAATTTGGCCTTTTATTCCTCCTCTGTAAAATTACAAACATGTAAAGGCCTGAAAATGGTATCAGCCGCCTCTGTGAGAACTTTTACTGGAAATTACATGTAACTTCctttatttaagaaataaagtCTTTGGGTGCAAATGTGGATTGAATCTGCTTTTTAGAAGAGGGGTTCTTGGGATGTGCTTCGTGCACAGACAAAAAACAGCTTAAATCACTTAAATCAGCGTTGCTCACACTCTTCCTGGAGCACAACACAGTCCAGGccactggtgctgcagcagggaacaAGCTGGGTTGAGGTAGCACATGAATTTTGTGGCTGTAgtggcagcagcatctctgggctTACAGCACCGGTGGCAGGTGAGGGATTCACATCTGTGAATTTGGTCTGCTCTGCTGATCAGTGAACATTCTTGTAAGAAAAAGGTGGCAGGCACTCTCCTCCAGCTTCCTGGTAATCTCTGAAATATGTATGAtgatttcattaattttcataACATAGCACACAAGCAGATATTTTTGAGAATGTCAGAAGAGACATTTGGTTACCTCCCGGatgacaaagggaaaaaaaaaaaaatgactgcctgttcagaaagagaaaggaaagaatgacaAATAACTGAATAATCTGCTCCAAGACAGCATCTCCAAAAGGCAAGGACAAAGGACTGTCAGGAGGCAGGAGACAGCCATGACAAGACTGCAGGAAAGAGGGCATTGACTTCCAGTTCAGGTAGATGATACCATTGTTACCATGGAAATGGAATTGGTACAAGGGGACCAACACAGAGGAGTCTTCATCAGGAACAAAAAGCACAAATGAGTTTATGACCTCCACCTTCACCATCTAGATAACATCCATTACTCTCCTTGTTATCCAAGTCCCTTTATGCTACACTTTCTCCATGTGCTCGCTTTGCCTGAACCACTGTGCTCATTCCATGTGAACCActggctttttgcttttttgggaaTTCGATGCCCTGTGCTCTGACAGCAGGATCACCATCCTCCCAACAACAGCAGCCCTCCTCAGTgcttgggctgtgctgcaggtccCTCACCCCTCAGTGACACTGCTGTCATCTCatccttttcctgcccctttccATTGTGAGAGCAGGTGTCGCTGCACAGATGCTCCTCATTTCCCTGCCCTCCATTCCCTCTGCCATCTCTGCCCCAGAAAGGTGGCTCAGGTCAGAATAACCTGCAGTGATCATGTCCTGTTTGCACTTGGAGCTGTCAGAATTATCACAGACAGAAAAGTTTTCAGCTCTCTCGGTTTATTGACACCCACGTGATGAATTTGAGCTTTCTGACATCCATGTGCTTTCTTATTTGGATTTTGTGGATACCAAGGATCTGTGCCTGCTAAAAACAACTTAGCCAGTAGAGCAGAGTGTGCTGCTAGGAGCATGCCAGTTTAACTGGGTTTATTTTCACTGTGCCCATCGGAGATAAGCTTATTTGGCAGAAAATAATCCTcctgtctcttttttcctcttcattccCACCTGCCAGAGTCTGGAGGATGAGAGCCCCTTTTAGCATTCACTCAAGCAGGCAccatttcagaaaaacacacaCTATATGTTTGTGACAGCTGGGTTTATCACTAAAAAATGCAACTGTTGTCACCCTGCTCTGTTATGGTGCATGTTTTTCCCCCTGTGCTGTTTCCCACTCAGTTGCATGGAAGCTCAGCAAAGAAACTGCAGAATCAAAACCATTAAAATGCAGCTCACTCTCCCAATACTGAAGAAATAGCTCCTCCTGAAGGCAGAAATCAGGACCTGTGGCTTTTTGAGTTGTTTGAACTTTCCCTGGGTTTCCGTTGCATAgaggaaaataacattttattacaCTTCCACCAGATTGAGCCCTGAGCCAGAAAAAGGAATgtgcagaatcccagaatgaacaaagctggaaaagatctctgagatTATCGAGTCCAATCTGTGACCAGGTACCatgacacctccagggatggtgactccaccacctccctgggcagcccgtTCCAATGTCCAAACACCTTTCTGCTGGTGACATTTGGATATTACTCAGTCTCCTTTCCTGATGTTCATACTGGCATGGGTATCATTTGTCTCAGAATTTAGTTTTGCAAAATACATCAAAAGCCcttgttattttaaataactttttagaATAATTTCCAACAAGTAAAACCTTTATGTGGAAAAGGTTAATAAAAGGACCTTCTTaactgctccctgtgccagtgtcatATTTATTGCAGATAACCATCTGATGTTGCACTCATTTGCCTTGGAAATATGATTGGCATAAGTCGTTGAAAAATGGAACATTTTATAATTCTTTTATCTGGGTACCCTTGTCCTATATTTGTGATAGATGATgttagaaataatattttcatgagGATGTCCAAGTAAAAATCCCTTTAATAGAGGATTATTACACTACATTGTTCTGTGACCTCAAAGTTAGTCataattttcttattcttactaaggaaaatgaaagaatcCAACATGTGAACACTAATTGCTAATGCAACGAGTTAGATCATGAACATCTTATACATTTTTCTATTATCCAATCCTTTGTTATAATTAATCTTCTATGTAGAATTTTTGGGAGCAGGGCTTAAATTTTGTACTTCTCACATAATTCCTGAAACCCTCTGTAATTATTAACAAATAACCAGACAGAATTAAGTGCTTTAGTGGACTTTTTA
Protein-coding regions in this window:
- the OLFML1 gene encoding olfactomedin-like protein 1; this translates as MAALQVHFLLVPSLMSILGAAQYVMQDAALLSYIDQRFLSLERRLEKCSQDLLEYVDEFRELSKAALARLARLSTDKAELKEEVENLLTRVERAQRDIDYFGSITDSNACVEVHEDLLKQQLLEEAEEKKRLKLMLNASCDHMLAGIRSLKVVKKTGGKHGSWMKDPGKKHAKIYLLSGSVNNVVLEFANIMAFMENNQTLKARRVPLPVPWEGTGHVIYQGFLFYHRHGSLNEIVKFHLQRRSVADQMLLPGAGRVPAYQLSPQTKIDLALDEQGLWALHAEPETGGNIVLTKINPVAMAVEHSWDTPCSSRDAEAAFMACNTLHVVYNSPSGGSSRIQCVYDVLGALNAHTNPGLHFPKRQGGHSSVHYNPKEKQLFAWGDGSQIIYKLHTEKKV